The DNA sequence GGAAATAATTTTATCACATGTTATTAGGATAGTTGCTTGTTTTTGCTATTGTATTGGTTTACTATATATGCATTAACATTTCATTCTTAGTtatctttctttcctttcttaaAAACTCTTTTCTTCAGTGTCCTCCGGTTTTGGAAGAGCAAGAGTTGTTAAGATCTCATGATGTCACAGCCTCCGCAATCAGTGCAGGACTTCTGGTTCGTTGGGATTTGGAATCATCAATACCTGACACTTACAGACCCCCTCCTCCACCTTTGCCATATGATATGGTCTTTGGATCAACAGATTCTGATTCTGCCAGGGAAACAATTAGTTGCAGTAGTTTTGATACTTCCGCTACTTGTGGAGATCTTGGGGAATCAGACTGCAAAGTTCAAGAAAGTTCTTTGGATATCTCACCGAAGAAGTTAGgactttcaaaatcaaatgaacCTCATGGTTTAGAAAAAGAAGACGAGGATGTTTGTCCTATTTGTCTCGAAGGTACTTTACCATCAATAGAAGAGAAAATCCCTTTTTGCTTCACTTTGCTATTTTTAACTGCGGGTAGCTAATGATTAATCTTGTTTCTCCACTCGCAGAGTATGAAACCGAGAATCCAAAGTTTATCACAAAATGCAAGCACCACTATCACCTCTCGTGTATCCTTGAGTGGATGGAAAGAAGTGATGCCTGTCCTATATGTGATCAGGTTTGCCTTTTAAAATAAGTGATACGTGcagttattatatatttttcatc is a window from the Pyrus communis chromosome 16, drPyrComm1.1, whole genome shotgun sequence genome containing:
- the LOC137720456 gene encoding probable E3 ubiquitin-protein ligase RHB1A, with the translated sequence MGGCCCSSRKARVQLHGAPVYIYCPPVLEEQELLRSHDVTASAISAGLLVRWDLESSIPDTYRPPPPPLPYDMVFGSTDSDSARETISCSSFDTSATCGDLGESDCKVQESSLDISPKKLGLSKSNEPHGLEKEDEDVCPICLEEYETENPKFITKCKHHYHLSCILEWMERSDACPICDQELAVDQTL